CGCCCGAGCGGACCTCGCCCTGATGCGCCACGGCAACCGCGGTGTGCACCACGTGTGCGCGGCCGGCAAGACGGGTCAGCATGGCGATGGCCTCATCACGGCTGCCCGGTTTGCCGAGGATGTCGCCATCCACCACGACAATGGTGTCCGAGCCGATGACCACGGCCTCCGGATGCTGCGCAGCCAGCGTCTCGGCCTTGCTGCGCGCCAGGCGCTCGCAGTGGGGAACGGGCTCTTCGCCCGGCCAGACGGTTTCGTCGATATCAGCAGGCAGTACGTCATGCGTGATGCCCACCAGCGTAAGCAGTTCACGGCGGCGGGGCGACTGGGACGCGAGAATGACGCGGACCGGGAGCGAGGACGGGTTCGGCATGCGCTAAGTTTATCGGCGGCCAAGGCGTCGCGCACCCGCGTGTGTACCCGGCCGCTGCAGCGATTTCTGCAACGAATCCTGATCATTCCCACGAGCCCGTCATGTCCGCAGAGCATCCGTTCGATC
The Gemmatimonas sp. UBA7669 DNA segment above includes these coding regions:
- a CDS encoding Maf family protein is translated as MPNPSSLPVRVILASQSPRRRELLTLVGITHDVLPADIDETVWPGEEPVPHCERLARSKAETLAAQHPEAVVIGSDTIVVVDGDILGKPGSRDEAIAMLTRLAGRAHVVHTAVAVAHQGEVRSGVESVGVTFRELSPELIAAYVDTGEPMDKAGAYGIQGYGATIVERVDGDYFAVMGLPLGRLVGLIRGLGYRYAFGPVTAA